A region of the Methylobacterium nodulans ORS 2060 genome:
GCACGGCCGGCACGAAGGCGCGCCATTTGAAGCCGTGGCCCACGGGGGCGAGGCCGAACAGCCCCTTGAACAGGGTCAGCGCCGCCTCGAAGCTCGTCGCCCGGAACAGCACCCAGGTCAGCATCACGAAGCCGAAGGTCAGCGCCCAGCCGAGCGGCGCCGGCATCGCGAGGCCCGCCCGCCGCCACAACACCCCGGCGCCGAGCCCGAGCCCATGGGCCAGACCCCAGGCCACGAAGGCGAGCCCCGCCCCGTGCCACAGGCCCCCGAGCGTCATCGTAGCGAGGAGCGCCCCGAGCTGCACCGCGAGGCCCCGCCGGTTGCCGCCGAGCGGCACGTAGAGGTAGTCGCGCAGGAAGCGCGACAGGGTCATGTGCCAGCGCCGCCAGAAGTCCCGCAGCGAGGTCGCCCGGTAGGGCGCGTCGAAGTTCTGCGGCAGCACGATCCCGAACAGGAGCGCGAGGCCCAGCGCCATGTCGGTATAGCCGGAGAAGTCGAAATAGATCTGGAACGTGAAGGCGAGCGTCGCCTGCCAGGCTTCGACCACGGTGACGGACCGGCCGAGGCTCGCCGCCTCGAAGACCGGATTGGCGTAGGCGGCGAGCGGGTCGCCGAGGAAGACCTTCTTGGCCAGGCCGACGCCGAGCAGCATCAGGCCGCGGCCGAAGCGCTCGGCTGCGTCCGGGCGGTCGTAGGGTCGCTCGTCGAACTGGTCGAGGATCTCGCTCCAGCGCACCAGCGGGCCGGCGAGGACCTGCGGGAAGAAGGCGATGTAGAGGGCGTAGCGCGTGAGGTCCATGGACGGGGCGCGGCCTCGCGCCAGGTCCGTCAGGTACATCACGTGGTGGAAGGTGAAGAAGGAGATGCCGAGCGGCAGGGCGAGAGAGGGCCTGGACAGGTCGAGGCCCGGGACGAGATTGGCGAGGTCGACGAGGAAGCCCGCATACTTGAAGACGGCGAGGAGCGCGAGGTTGGCCGCGATGGCGAGCGGGATGAGGAGGGCGGCGCGGAGGCGGACGAACCAGCGCGCGACGAGCCAGTTCAGCGCGATCGAGGCCGCCAGCAGGGGCAGGAAGCGCCAATCCCACCAGCCGTAGAAGGCCAGCGACAGGAGGACGAGGAGCGGCAGCCGCCAGCCCGGCCGGGAGCCCTCCACGAAGGCGTGGAGCGCGAGGGCGAGCGGCAGGAAGCCGAGGAGAAACGGGAAGGAGTTGAAGAGCATCGACGCCGGATGTGCGGGAGATCCTCCGGCGGGATCGGCCGGCCGCCCGAGCTTGCGCCGTTGTGGGAGATCGAATCAGGCGCGTCAACGATGCTAGAGCCTGTCAGGCCCTTTTAGAAGCGCCTGACAGGCTCCAAGCCATTGATCGAACGGATTCCGGACGGAGAAAAGGTGTCCACTTCTCCGGTTCTTCCGCACTTTGCGTGGAACGGTCGCGGTGACGCGGGAAGCGCAGGCTGATTCACGAGGCGGATGATCCTGTCCTCATCCCTGCCGGGCTGCACGATCGAGCGGGTCTTTCGCCACACCGATCACCTTGTCGTCATCGCCCATGGCCGCCGTTGTCATGGTCGATGTCCGACCTGTGGCACGCCCAGTTCCGCCGTTCACAGCCGCTATGATCGCCGTCCGGCCGATCTGCCGAGCATGGGCCAGCCTGTGACGCTGCGCCTGCGTATCCGACGCTTCTACTGCCATCATCCCGCTTGCCGCCGCCGCACGTTCGCCGAGCCTCTTCCGCGGCTGATACCGCCGCGAGCGCGCCGGACCCGCCGCCTCGCTCAGGCCCAGACCCGGATCGGGCTTGCAGTCGGCGGCGAGGCCGGCGCGCGCCTGACCGGCCACCTGGGGATGCAAACCAGCCCCGACACGATCCTGCGCCTCGTGCACCGCCTCCCGTTGCCGAGAGCGAACGCGCCGCGCGCCGTGGGCATCGACGACTGGGCCATCCGCAAAGGTCGGAGCTACGGCACGCTTCTCGTCGACCTCGAACGGCGATGCCCGATCGACCTGCTGCCCGACCGCTCAGGGGCGACCGTTGCCGCATGGCTGCGTCGCCATCCCAGCATCCAGATCGTCGCCCGCGACCGCTCGACCGAGTACGCCCGAGCGGCCACCGCGGGCGCGCCGGCCGCCCTCCAGGTCGCCGACCGATGGCACCTGCTCCTCAACCTGCGCCAGGTTCTCGAACGCTGGCTTGGCCGCGTCCATGGCCGGCTGCGACAGCTCCCTCCTCTTGCGAGTGGTGACGGACGACAGCCAGGGGAGCGCCCGCGCGCCTATCGCCGCAGCGCAGCCGAGATTGCCGTCAGCCTCGACAGCCGCGCCCGCCGGCTGGCGGCCTATGAGGACGTGCGCCGACGCCATCTCGCTGGCGAGACCCTCCTGGCGATCGGCCGCGCCACGGGTCTGGCGCGAGCGACCGTGCGCAAGTACGCCCAGGCCGAGAGCTTCCCGGAGCGCGCGATCCGCAGACCCAATCCCTCTCGCCTCGATCCCTACCTCGCCCATCTGGAGCAGCGCATGGCCGAGGGCTGCGAGAACGCTATGGCGCTCTGGCGCGAGATCCGCCGCCAGGGCTTCGCGGGAACCCATCGGCAGGTGCACCGCTTCGTCGCCGAGCGGCGCACGGCTCGCAAATGGCTGTCGCAGCCCGCCTCGACGAGCACTGAGGCGATCAGACCCTCACCCATCGCCTCACCCAAGCAACTGGCCTGGATCCTGGTGCAGCCCCTCGCGACACTGCAGCCCCGCGCCGCGGCTGACCTCGCCCGCATCCGGCAGGATCCTGAAGCCGCACGGATCGCCGATCTGGCGCGGCGGTTCACGATGCTCGTGCGTGCCTGTGGCCTGGGCGGCGACCGGCCGGCGGACCCTGCCAGCGAGCTCGACAGATGGCTGCTCGAAACCCGGAACTGCGGTGTCGCTGCGCTGGAGACCTTCGCGGCCGGTTTGGCGCAGGATGGGGCGGCCGTTCGGGCGGCGCTGACGACGTCCTGGAGCAATGCTCAGGCGGAAGGGCAGATCAGTCGGCTGAAGATGCTCAAGCGCACCATGTACGGTCGCGCCAGCTTCGCACTCCTCCGTAGCCGCATCCTCATCGCTGCCTGATCCACGCAAAGTGCGGAAGAACCACTTCTCCTGAACAGACTCGAGCAGTCGACGCGCCTCTTCTGTGACCTTCCGGCGTCAGGCGGCCTCGCCCCGGAGGCGCCGCAGGGCCCGCTCGCGCCCGATCAGCGGGAGCAGCCCGGAGAGATCCGGGCCGTGATCGAGGCCGGTCAGCGCGAGCCGCAGCGGCAGGAACAGCGCCTTGCCCTTGAGGCCGATTCTCGCCTTGACCGCATCGCCCCAGGCCTTCCAGGTGCCGCCGTCCCAGGGCTCCGGCGGGAGCAGCGCGGCCGCCTGCGCGGCGAAGGCCGCATCCGCGACGACCGGCATCACCGGCCCTTCCACCACCCGCCACCACGCGGCTGCGTCGGAGAGTTTCGTCAGGTTCGCGCGCACCGCGGTCCAGAACGCCTCGGCCCGGGCGGGCGGGATGCCGAGCGCGGCGAGGCGGGGCAGTGCCTCCGCGGCATCCATCCCGTGGATGATGCGGGCGTTGAGCTGGTCGAGATCGTGCGGATCGAACTTGGCGGGCGCCCGCGACACATGGGCGAGGTCGAGGAGGCGCGCCAGCTCGTCGAGGTCGGCGACGGCCCGCACCGCCTCCGCCGAGCCGGTCAGCACCGCGAGCGAGGCCACGGCGCCGGGCTCGTAGCCGTCCGCGCGCAGGCCGCGCAGCGAGAGGTGGCCGAGCCGCTTCGACAGGCCCTCGCCGCTCGCCGTGGTGAGCAGGTTGTGGTGCGCGAAGACCGGCACGGGGGCGCCGAGCGCGGCGAAGATCTGGATCTGCACCGCCGTGTTGGTGACGTGGTCCTCGCCCCGGATGACGTGGGTAATGCCCATCTCGGCATCGTCCACGACGGAGGGCAGGGTGTAGAGATAGCTGCCGTCCTCCCGCACCAGCACCGGGTCGGAGAGCGATTCGGCCTCGACGTGGCAGGGGCCACGCACGAGGTCGGTCCAGGTCACCGGCCCCGGATCGAGACGGAAGCGCCAATGCGGCCGGCGGCCCTCGGCCTCCAGCGCCGTGCGCTCCGCCTGCGTCAGCCGCAGCGCCGCGCGGTCGTAGACCGGCGGCTGGCCGCGCCCGAGCTGGCGGCGGCGGCGGCGCTCCAGCTCGTCGGGCGTCTCATACGCCGGGTAGAGCCGGCCCGACGCCCGCAGCCGCTCCGCCGCCGCGTCGTAGAGCGCGATGCGGTCGGACTGGCGCACCGAGCGATCGGGCGCGATGCCGAGCCAGCGCAGGTCCTCCGCGATCGCCGCCGCGAATTCGGGCGTCGAGCGCGCCGTGTCGGTGTCGTCGAGGCGAAGCACGAAGGTGCCTCCCTCGCGCCGCGCGAACAGCGCGTTGAACAGGGCGGTGCGGGCATTGCCGATGTGGAGGTAGCCCGTGGGGGAGGGGGCGAAGCGGACGACGGGAGCCATGATGGGCTTCTACGCATCCTCGCGCGCGCTGTCACAGGTCTCGATCGGCGTCGTCATACCAACGGCCCGGGCTGCTGACGTAAGCCAAGTGCTGACGCAGCGGGCCGTTGACCATCTCGAATTTTCGACACCAAGCCTGTGGCTTGGCGAAAATTCGAGAACGGAACCAACGGTCCTTTTCAAGGCCCGTTGGTATCACACCTCGCTGCGCTTGAGCAGGTAGTCGAGCCCTCCGACCCGGTACCAGCGGTAGCCATAGCCTTCGAGGAGAACCGTGTGGCGGCCCTTCCCGTCCGCGCGGCTGCGCTCACCGGTGAGGAGGTCGATCAAAAGCCCGCCCTCGCCGTCGAGCCCGGTGGCGAACCGGATCTCCACCGGCTCGGATTGGAGATTGTGCAGGCACAGCACCGCGTTGTTGCGCCAGTCGTAGCGCAGCCCGAGCACGCTCTCCGCGCCGGTCTTCAGCACCGCGAAGTCGCCCCAGCCGATCTCCGGCACCTCCTTGCGCATGCGGATGATCCGCTCCAGCCAGTTGAGGAGCGAGTTCGGGTCCTGGCGTTGGGCGGCGGCGTTGACGTGCTCGAAGCCGTAGGGGCCGCCGCTAATGGGGCGCGCCGCCGGCCGGTTGCTCTTGGTGAAGCCGCCCTGCGGCTCGTCGGACCATTGCATCGGCGTGCGGGCGCATTCGCGCTCGGGCCGCGAGAGGTCGTCGCCCATGCCGATCTCGTCGCCGTAGCGCAGCACCGGCGTGCCGGGCAGGGTGAACACCAGGCTGTAGGCGAGTTCGAGGCGCCTGCGGTCGCCGCCGAGCATCGGCGGCAGGCGGCGGCGGATGCCCCGGCCGTAGAGCTGCATCTCGGGATCGGGCCCGAAGGCCGCGAACACCGCCGCACGCTCCTCCGGTTGGAGCCGCCCGAGGTCGAGCTCGTCGTGGTTGCGCAGGAACTGCGCCCATTGCGCCACGGCCGGCCGCGCGCGGGTCCTGTCCAGCGACTCGATCAGCCGCCCGGTCCTGCCGGTCGCCAGGGCCAGGAAGAGCGCCTGGTTGACCTGGAAGTTGAACATCATGTGCATGCGGTCGCCATCCGCGCCGAAATATTCGAGGTCCTGCCGCGGCAGCACGTTCGCCTCGGCCAGGATGATCGCGTCGCCCTGGCGCCATTGCAGGAACTCGCGGAACTCGCGCAGCATCCCGAACCGCTCGATCGGCTCGCCCTCGACCTCCGGCCCCTTCTCGGCGATCACGAAGGGCACCGCGTCCATGCGGA
Encoded here:
- a CDS encoding ISL3-like element ISMno5 family transposase, which gives rise to MILSSSLPGCTIERVFRHTDHLVVIAHGRRCHGRCPTCGTPSSAVHSRYDRRPADLPSMGQPVTLRLRIRRFYCHHPACRRRTFAEPLPRLIPPRARRTRRLAQAQTRIGLAVGGEAGARLTGHLGMQTSPDTILRLVHRLPLPRANAPRAVGIDDWAIRKGRSYGTLLVDLERRCPIDLLPDRSGATVAAWLRRHPSIQIVARDRSTEYARAATAGAPAALQVADRWHLLLNLRQVLERWLGRVHGRLRQLPPLASGDGRQPGERPRAYRRSAAEIAVSLDSRARRLAAYEDVRRRHLAGETLLAIGRATGLARATVRKYAQAESFPERAIRRPNPSRLDPYLAHLEQRMAEGCENAMALWREIRRQGFAGTHRQVHRFVAERRTARKWLSQPASTSTEAIRPSPIASPKQLAWILVQPLATLQPRAAADLARIRQDPEAARIADLARRFTMLVRACGLGGDRPADPASELDRWLLETRNCGVAALETFAAGLAQDGAAVRAALTTSWSNAQAEGQISRLKMLKRTMYGRASFALLRSRILIAA
- a CDS encoding alpha-amylase family protein translates to MIKDLWYKNAVIYSLSVGTLMDANGDGCGDFEGLERRLDYLVGLGVTALWLMPFQPSPMRDNGYDISDYYGVDPRYGTLGDFVAFTHAAKQRGLKVLIDLVVNHTSDQHPWFQSARSDPDSPYRDWYVWSKTKPPHADSGMVFPGVQKTTWTYDRAARAWYFHRFYDFQPDLNTTHPKVQAEILKIMGFWIQLGVSGFRMDAVPFVIAEKGPEVEGEPIERFGMLREFREFLQWRQGDAIILAEANVLPRQDLEYFGADGDRMHMMFNFQVNQALFLALATGRTGRLIESLDRTRARPAVAQWAQFLRNHDELDLGRLQPEERAAVFAAFGPDPEMQLYGRGIRRRLPPMLGGDRRRLELAYSLVFTLPGTPVLRYGDEIGMGDDLSRPERECARTPMQWSDEPQGGFTKSNRPAARPISGGPYGFEHVNAAAQRQDPNSLLNWLERIIRMRKEVPEIGWGDFAVLKTGAESVLGLRYDWRNNAVLCLHNLQSEPVEIRFATGLDGEGGLLIDLLTGERSRADGKGRHTVLLEGYGYRWYRVGGLDYLLKRSEV
- a CDS encoding MBOAT family O-acyltransferase, whose translation is MLFNSFPFLLGFLPLALALHAFVEGSRPGWRLPLLVLLSLAFYGWWDWRFLPLLAASIALNWLVARWFVRLRAALLIPLAIAANLALLAVFKYAGFLVDLANLVPGLDLSRPSLALPLGISFFTFHHVMYLTDLARGRAPSMDLTRYALYIAFFPQVLAGPLVRWSEILDQFDERPYDRPDAAERFGRGLMLLGVGLAKKVFLGDPLAAYANPVFEAASLGRSVTVVEAWQATLAFTFQIYFDFSGYTDMALGLALLFGIVLPQNFDAPYRATSLRDFWRRWHMTLSRFLRDYLYVPLGGNRRGLAVQLGALLATMTLGGLWHGAGLAFVAWGLAHGLGLGAGVLWRRAGLAMPAPLGWALTFGFVMLTWVLFRATSFEAALTLFKGLFGLAPVGHGFKWRAFVPAVLVALAGPTAWAAVHRLQPRPALAVAFGLLFVAALLRIGDDANYEFIYFQF
- the gltX gene encoding glutamate--tRNA ligase — protein: MAPVVRFAPSPTGYLHIGNARTALFNALFARREGGTFVLRLDDTDTARSTPEFAAAIAEDLRWLGIAPDRSVRQSDRIALYDAAAERLRASGRLYPAYETPDELERRRRRQLGRGQPPVYDRAALRLTQAERTALEAEGRRPHWRFRLDPGPVTWTDLVRGPCHVEAESLSDPVLVREDGSYLYTLPSVVDDAEMGITHVIRGEDHVTNTAVQIQIFAALGAPVPVFAHHNLLTTASGEGLSKRLGHLSLRGLRADGYEPGAVASLAVLTGSAEAVRAVADLDELARLLDLAHVSRAPAKFDPHDLDQLNARIIHGMDAAEALPRLAALGIPPARAEAFWTAVRANLTKLSDAAAWWRVVEGPVMPVVADAAFAAQAAALLPPEPWDGGTWKAWGDAVKARIGLKGKALFLPLRLALTGLDHGPDLSGLLPLIGRERALRRLRGEAA